One Molothrus ater isolate BHLD 08-10-18 breed brown headed cowbird chromosome 4, BPBGC_Mater_1.1, whole genome shotgun sequence genomic window carries:
- the REEP1 gene encoding receptor expression-enhancing protein 1 isoform X5 gives MVSWIISRLVVLIFGTLYPAYYSYKAVKSKDIKEYVKWMMYWIIFALFTTAETFTDIFLCWFPFYYELKIAFVAWLLSPYTKGSSLLYRKFVHPTLSSKEKEIDDCLIQAKDRSYDALVHFGKRGLNVAATAAVMAASKVSQLLHLHLYWDQKKGQGQGALSERLRSFSMQDLSSIRGDSSSAVPPSVTVRTSSKQSHPKPSRSASEGTGSSVCTCCSVCRLLRADGHRRINICSPVLIQWCANLFV, from the exons gcTTATATTTGGCACACTTTACCCTGCATATTATTCTTACAAAGCCGTGAAATCAAAGGACATCAAAGAATAT GTCAAGTGGATGATGTACTGGATCATATTCGCGCTCTTCACCACAGCAGAGACGTTCACGGATATCTTTCTTTGCTG GTTTCCATTCTACTATGAACTCAAAATAGCTTTTGTAGCTTGGCTGCTGTCTCCATACACAAAAGGCTCCAGCCTCCTGTACAGGAAATTTGTTCATCCAACTCTGTCTTCAAAAGAAAAG GAGATCGATGACTGCCTCATCCAGGCGAAAGACCGGAGCTACGACGCCCTGGTGCACTTTGGCAAGCGGGGGCTGAACGTTGCAGCCACGGCAGCTGTCATGGCAGCTTCCAAG GTCTCTCAGCTACTCCATTTACACTTGTATTGGGACCAGAAAAAAGGGCAG ggacagggagcccTGTCTGAGAGGCTACGGAGCTTCAGCATGCAGGACCTGTCGAGCATccgtggggacagcagcagcgCCGTCCCTCCCTCGGTCACTGTACGGAcaagcagcaaacagagccaCCCAAAACCATCCAGAAGTGCATCAGAAGGCACTGGCAGCTCAG TGTGCACGTGTTGCTCGGTGTGCCGACTCCTCAGAG CTGATGGCCATCGTAGAATAAATATCTGTTCTCCTGTGCTTATTCAGTGGTGTGCAAACCTCTTTGTATGA
- the REEP1 gene encoding receptor expression-enhancing protein 1 isoform X4 translates to MVSWIISRLVVLIFGTLYPAYYSYKAVKSKDIKEYVKWMMYWIIFALFTTAETFTDIFLCWFPFYYELKIAFVAWLLSPYTKGSSLLYRKFVHPTLSSKEKEIDDCLIQAKDRSYDALVHFGKRGLNVAATAAVMAASKVSQLLHLHLYWDQKKGQGQGALSERLRSFSMQDLSSIRGDSSSAVPPSVTVRTSSKQSHPKPSRSASEGTGSSVCTCCSVCRLLREADGHRRINICSPVLIQWCANLFV, encoded by the exons gcTTATATTTGGCACACTTTACCCTGCATATTATTCTTACAAAGCCGTGAAATCAAAGGACATCAAAGAATAT GTCAAGTGGATGATGTACTGGATCATATTCGCGCTCTTCACCACAGCAGAGACGTTCACGGATATCTTTCTTTGCTG GTTTCCATTCTACTATGAACTCAAAATAGCTTTTGTAGCTTGGCTGCTGTCTCCATACACAAAAGGCTCCAGCCTCCTGTACAGGAAATTTGTTCATCCAACTCTGTCTTCAAAAGAAAAG GAGATCGATGACTGCCTCATCCAGGCGAAAGACCGGAGCTACGACGCCCTGGTGCACTTTGGCAAGCGGGGGCTGAACGTTGCAGCCACGGCAGCTGTCATGGCAGCTTCCAAG GTCTCTCAGCTACTCCATTTACACTTGTATTGGGACCAGAAAAAAGGGCAG ggacagggagcccTGTCTGAGAGGCTACGGAGCTTCAGCATGCAGGACCTGTCGAGCATccgtggggacagcagcagcgCCGTCCCTCCCTCGGTCACTGTACGGAcaagcagcaaacagagccaCCCAAAACCATCCAGAAGTGCATCAGAAGGCACTGGCAGCTCAG TGTGCACGTGTTGCTCGGTGTGCCGACTCCTCAGAG AAGCTGATGGCCATCGTAGAATAAATATCTGTTCTCCTGTGCTTATTCAGTGGTGTGCAAACCTCTTTGTATGA